In Thunnus thynnus chromosome 13, fThuThy2.1, whole genome shotgun sequence, the following proteins share a genomic window:
- the cnih2 gene encoding protein cornichon homolog 2 has translation MAFTFAAFCYMLTLVLCAALIFFVIWQIIAFDELRTDFKNPIDQSNPTRARERILNIERICNLLRRLVVPEYSIHGLFCLMFMCAGEWVTLGLNIPLLFYHLWRFFHRPADGSEVMYDPVSVMNADILNYCQKESWCKLGFYLLSFFYYLYSMVYALVSF, from the exons ATGGCGTTCACCTTTGCGGCCTTCTGCTACATGCTCACCTTGGTGCTGTGCGCCGCTCTCATCTTCTTCGTCATATGGCAG ATCATTGCATTTGATGAGCTTCGCACAGACTTCAAAAACCCCATTGATCAGAGCAATCCCACCAGAGCG AGGGAAAGGATTCTCAATATCGAAAGAATCTGCAACCTGCTTCGCAGA TTGGTGGTACCGGAGTACTCTATCCATGGGCTCTTCTGCCTGATGTTCATGTGTGCTGGAGAGTGGGTCACACTTGGCCTAAATATCCCGCTGCTCTTCTACCATCTGTGGAG GTTTTTCCACCGGCCAGCCGACGGGTCAGAGGTCATGTACGATCCTGTCAGTGTAATGAACGCTGACATTCTCAACTATTGTCAGAAGGAGTCCTGGTGTAAGCTGGGCTTTTATCTGCTCTCTTTCTTCTATTATCTCTACAG TATGGTCTATGCCTTGGTGAGCTTCTAA